A part of Leishmania major strain Friedlin complete genome, chromosome 11 genomic DNA contains:
- a CDS encoding putative DEAD-boc ATP-dependent (RNA) helicase, translating into MQRHSRRGLLKYLSGVRVEYGGSAAKLLDSYLHQDAGAKHAANLPVSQRYFYIKNRNNDASLSSATGASQQHQTVQLRLGAAQMLSSSQHTSIDNLNEAHPLYYAQTSPSAAGLAAPLVLALKRLRIRQLTALQGALVPLLLKGKHVIAHSETGTGKSFGIALALANRIIRDQLNYRLHTVVLVPTEELALQYDKWLRHFGGCTSQVVQVAIDSIPLEAQLAKLHNIQPHVLVGTPQRVAEIVRLSPSILGEKLRRKVDCVVLDEADMIIHANVVYGRQQLSGANLVDRLFRNRREEVPAQLVAASATVDGVTAQTLNTWTRNDRTVRLTTSFVEHTIPPTIQFYFFGASRAYPLERCLLLSLQLICTQRPDARILIFTEDERVAEVCTLLTSAEVEGEMRRIAPGALSSTKVFAGALHALPRSIPSADNKESHGPDNPVSHRRVPLTTATQQAAPFSAIRGSGNVYEDVRAHQVIRQHGDVYVKNNSSLSRLNEGKLVVGVGSFNSSRGLHVNGITHVILYGACPSAACFVHCAGRTGRMGAEGDVLVLYPPSSGRQVQQVCSSLEVPFHSSRMSAVEDLLRSGEARTTESAAGAVTESASGAAADNT; encoded by the coding sequence ATGCAGCGCCACTCGAGACGGGGGCTGCTCAAGTACCTTTCCGGCGTGCGGGTAGAGTACGGCGGGTCAGCTGCCAAGCTGCTTGACTCGTACCTGCACCAGGATGCCGGCGCGAAGCACGCCGCCAATCTTCCAGTGTCGCAGCGGTACTTCTACATAAAAAATAGGAACAACGACGCCTCCTTGTCGAGTGCCACCGGTgcctcgcagcagcatcaaacggtgcagctgcgcctcggtGCTGCGCAGATGCTGAGCTCCTCACAGCACACCAGCATCGACAATCTCAACGAGGCGCACCCGCTCTACTACGCGCAAACCTCCCCAAGTGCGGCTGGgctcgcggcgccgctggttTTGGCTCTCAAGCGGCTGCGCATTCGTCAGCTGACAGCGCTGCAGggtgcgctggtgccgctgctgctcaaaGGAAAGCACGTCATTGCGCACTCAGAGACCGGGACAGGCAAGAGTTTTGGCATTGCGCTGGCCCTCGCCAACCGCATCATCCGCGACCAGCTGAACTACCGCCTCCACACGGTTGTTCTGGTGCCCACCGAGGAGCTGGCCCTGCAGTACGACAAGTGGCTGCGACACTTCGGTGGATGCACGTCGCAGGTGGTGCAGGTCGCCATCGACAGCATCCCTCTCGAGGCACAGCTCGCCAAGCTGCACAACATTCAGCCGCACGTGCTCGTCgggacgccgcagcgcgtggctGAAATTGTGCGCCTAAGCCCCTCTATCCTTGGCGAAAAGCTGCGGCGCAAGGTGGACTGCGTCGTCCTGGACGAGGCGGACATGATCATTCACGCCAACGTTGTGTACGGGCGGCAGCAACTAAGCGGTGCAAACCTTGTGGACCGGCTTTTCCGCAACAGGCGAGAAGAGGTGCCAGCACAGCTTGTGGCAGCCAGCGCGACAGTCGACGGCGTCACAGCACAGACACTGAACACGTGGACACGCAACGACCGCACGGTGCGGCTGACAACAAGCTTCGTGGAGCACACGATTCCGCCGACGATTCAGTTCTACTTCTTTGGTGCGTCAAGGGCGTATCCGCTGGAGCGGTGCCTCTTACTGTCCCTTCAGCTAATCTGCACACAGCGACCTGACGCGCGCATCTTGATATTTACCGAAGACGAACGCGTCGCCGAGGTGTGCACACTGCTCACGTCCGCGGAGGTGGAAGGAGAGatgcgccgcatcgcccCGGGCGCGCTGTCATCTACGAAGGTGTTTGCTGGGGCCCTGCACGCTCTGCCCCGAAGCATCCCTTCGGCAGACAACAAGGAATCTCACGGCCCAGACAACCCGGTatcgcaccgccgcgtcccACTCACAACCGCAACGCAGCAGGCAGCCCCCTTCAGTGCAATACGCGGGAGTGGCAACGTCTACGAGGATGTGCGTGCCCACCAGGTTATCCGGCAGCACGGTGACGTCTACGTGAAGAATAACAGCTCCCTCTCTCGGCTGAATGAGGGCAAACTAGTGGTCGGCGTGGGTAGCTTCAACAGCAGCCGAGGACTGCATGTTAACGGTATCACCCACGTCATTCTCTACGGCGCCTGCCCTTCGGCTGCGTGCTTCGTCCACTGCGCAGGGCGTACAGGCCGCATGGGTGCGGAGGGCGACGTGCTGGTGCTGTACCCGCCATCCTCTGGTCGCCAGGTGCAGCAAGTGTGCAGCTCACTGGAGGTTCCATTTCACTCAAGTCGCATGAGTGCCGTGGAAGACCTCCTCCGCTCTGGCGAGGCACGCACTACCGAgtccgccgctggcgccgtgACCGAATCGGcgagcggcgcggctgccgacaACACCTGA